Proteins co-encoded in one Bacillus sp. FSL H8-0547 genomic window:
- the purQ gene encoding phosphoribosylformylglycinamidine synthase subunit PurQ: MKFAVIVFPGSNCDIDMFHAIKDELGEEAEYVWHDETDLSRFDGILLPGGFSYGDYLRSGAIARFANVMKEVVKAAEAGKPVLGVCNGFQILLEAGLLPGAMKRNENLKFICRPTNLVVQNDKTMFTSAYEQDQVISVPIAHGEGNYYCDELTLARLKENNQIVFTYENNPNGSLVDIAGIVNEKGNVLGMMPHPERAVDELLGSADGLKLFKSIVKNWRESHVTTA; the protein is encoded by the coding sequence GTGAAATTCGCCGTTATCGTTTTTCCGGGGTCAAACTGTGACATCGATATGTTCCACGCCATCAAGGATGAGCTTGGGGAAGAAGCTGAATACGTATGGCATGATGAGACCGACTTAAGCCGTTTTGACGGCATTCTGCTTCCGGGGGGATTCTCTTACGGAGATTACCTTCGTTCCGGTGCGATTGCCCGTTTTGCAAACGTTATGAAAGAAGTTGTGAAAGCAGCCGAAGCCGGCAAGCCGGTGCTGGGTGTCTGCAATGGTTTTCAGATCCTGCTTGAAGCGGGTCTTCTTCCGGGTGCGATGAAACGGAACGAGAACCTGAAGTTCATTTGCCGCCCGACAAATCTTGTCGTTCAAAATGACAAGACCATGTTTACTTCTGCTTATGAACAAGATCAGGTCATTTCAGTGCCGATTGCCCACGGAGAAGGAAACTACTACTGTGATGAACTCACATTAGCGAGATTAAAAGAAAACAATCAAATCGTCTTCACCTATGAAAATAATCCGAATGGAAGTTTAGTAGATATCGCCGGGATTGTGAATGAAAAGGGTAATGTTCTTGGCATGATGCCGCATCCTGAGCGCGCAGTGGATGAACTGCTCGGCAGCGCAGACGGACTGAAGCTGTTTAAATCGATCGTGAAAAACTGGAGGGAATCTCATGTCACTACTGCTTGA
- the purS gene encoding phosphoribosylformylglycinamidine synthase subunit PurS, giving the protein MYKVKVFVTLRESVLDPQGSAVQHALHSMNYKEVSDVRIGKYMELAIEKTERDLDATVREMCEKLLANTVIEDYRYEVEEVVAQ; this is encoded by the coding sequence ATGTACAAAGTAAAGGTATTCGTTACACTCAGAGAGAGCGTTTTAGATCCGCAGGGAAGCGCGGTGCAGCATGCATTGCACAGCATGAACTACAAAGAGGTCAGCGATGTCCGGATCGGAAAGTACATGGAGCTTGCCATTGAAAAAACGGAGCGTGACCTGGATGCGACGGTCCGCGAAATGTGTGAAAAGCTTCTGGCCAACACGGTGATTGAAGACTACCGCTACGAGGTGGAGGAGGTTGTGGCACAGTGA
- the purC gene encoding phosphoribosylaminoimidazolesuccinocarboxamide synthase → MTTEKLNLLYEGKAKRIYRTNEESVLLVSYKNSATAFNGGKKAEIEGKGRLNNEISSLLFEKLAEKGIESHFIKKLSETEQLVKEVTIVPLEVVVRNIMAGSLSKRLGIEEGTPLQKPIVEFYYKDDALGDPLITEDHIDVLEAATKEQVQELKTAALKVNDVLISHFKQCGIRLVDFKLEFGLTSEGKLLLADEISPDTCRLWDEETNEKFDKDVFRRDIGSLTDAYTVILNRLGGEAACTK, encoded by the coding sequence ATGACAACCGAAAAATTGAACCTGCTTTATGAAGGAAAGGCAAAGAGAATTTACCGCACGAATGAAGAATCCGTTTTGCTTGTTTCATATAAGAATTCCGCAACCGCGTTTAATGGCGGGAAGAAGGCAGAGATTGAAGGGAAAGGCCGCCTGAACAATGAAATTTCATCGCTGCTCTTTGAGAAGCTTGCTGAGAAAGGGATTGAGAGCCATTTTATTAAAAAGCTTTCAGAAACAGAGCAGCTTGTCAAAGAGGTAACCATTGTTCCCCTTGAGGTTGTTGTGCGCAACATTATGGCAGGAAGCCTCTCTAAGCGGCTGGGGATTGAGGAAGGAACACCGCTTCAAAAGCCGATTGTTGAATTTTACTATAAAGATGATGCACTTGGGGATCCCCTCATAACAGAAGATCATATCGACGTGCTTGAAGCAGCGACGAAAGAGCAGGTACAGGAGCTTAAAACCGCTGCGTTAAAAGTAAATGATGTCCTCATTTCTCACTTTAAGCAGTGCGGTATCCGCTTAGTCGATTTTAAACTTGAATTTGGATTGACGAGTGAAGGAAAACTTCTTCTCGCAGATGAGATTTCGCCGGATACGTGCCGCCTGTGGGATGAAGAAACGAATGAGAAGTTTGACAAAGATGTATTCCGCCGCGATATTGGCAGTTTAACAGATGCATATACAGTGATTTTAAACCGTTTAGGAGGAGAAGCAGCATGTACAAAGTAA
- the purB gene encoding adenylosuccinate lyase yields the protein MIERYTRPEMGAIWTEENRFQAWLEVEILACEAWAELGHIPKEDVKLLRQNASFDMNRIKEIEEETRHDVVAFTRAVSETLGEERKWVHYGLTSTDVVDTALSYLLKQANAILLKDIENFVEILKNKAIEHKYTVMMGRTHGVHAEPTTFGLKLGLWYEEMKRNLERFKRAAEGIEFGKMSGAVGTYANIDPFVEAYVCEKLGLQAAPISTQTLQRDRHADYMSTLALIATSIEKFATEVRGLQKSETREVEEFFAKGQKGSSAMPHKRNPIGSENMTGLARVIRGHMLTAYENVPLWHERDISHSSAERIILPDATIALNYMLNRFGNIVKNLTVFPENMKRNMDRTLGLIYSQRVLLALIDSGMTREQAYDIVQPKAMEAWERQVPFRELVEADGTITDRLSAEVIADCFDYNYHLKGVDTIFERLGL from the coding sequence ATGATTGAACGATACACAAGACCTGAAATGGGTGCGATCTGGACGGAGGAAAACCGTTTCCAGGCATGGCTTGAAGTAGAGATACTGGCTTGCGAGGCATGGGCTGAGCTTGGACATATTCCAAAGGAAGACGTAAAACTGCTCCGCCAGAATGCATCTTTTGATATGAACCGCATTAAGGAAATTGAAGAAGAGACGCGCCATGACGTTGTAGCCTTCACAAGAGCCGTTTCTGAAACGCTTGGCGAGGAGCGCAAGTGGGTTCATTACGGATTAACGTCTACTGACGTAGTTGACACTGCATTATCCTATCTTCTGAAACAGGCAAATGCGATTCTCTTAAAAGACATCGAAAACTTTGTTGAGATTCTGAAAAACAAAGCGATTGAGCACAAATATACAGTCATGATGGGACGCACACACGGTGTGCACGCTGAGCCTACTACCTTCGGCCTGAAGCTTGGCTTATGGTATGAGGAAATGAAACGGAACCTAGAGCGCTTCAAGCGTGCAGCAGAAGGCATTGAGTTTGGAAAAATGTCAGGTGCTGTCGGTACATATGCAAACATTGATCCTTTTGTTGAAGCATATGTGTGTGAAAAATTAGGGCTTCAAGCTGCGCCAATCTCGACTCAGACTCTTCAGCGTGACCGCCATGCCGATTATATGAGCACACTTGCTCTAATCGCGACATCCATTGAAAAGTTTGCGACGGAAGTGCGCGGTCTGCAAAAGAGTGAAACGCGTGAAGTGGAAGAATTTTTCGCAAAAGGCCAAAAAGGTTCTTCTGCTATGCCGCATAAGCGCAACCCAATTGGTTCTGAGAATATGACAGGTCTTGCGAGAGTCATTCGCGGACATATGCTGACAGCCTATGAGAACGTACCTCTTTGGCATGAGCGTGATATTTCTCATTCATCTGCGGAGCGCATTATTCTTCCTGATGCAACGATTGCCCTTAACTACATGCTGAACCGTTTCGGCAATATTGTGAAGAACTTGACGGTGTTCCCTGAAAACATGAAGCGTAACATGGACCGCACACTTGGGCTGATTTACTCGCAGCGCGTTCTTCTTGCCCTGATTGATTCCGGCATGACTCGCGAGCAGGCTTACGATATCGTTCAGCCAAAAGCGATGGAAGCATGGGAAAGACAAGTGCCGTTCCGCGAGCTGGTAGAAGCAGACGGAACGATCACAGACCGTCTGTCAGCTGAAGTGATTGCTGACTGCTTTGACTATAACTATCACTTAAAAGGTGTCGATACGATTTTTGAACGCTTAGGTCTGTAA